Proteins from a genomic interval of Diaphorobacter sp. HDW4A:
- the mutL gene encoding DNA mismatch repair endonuclease MutL, giving the protein MNEANTPSSAPASGPTSNRRPIRDLPDELISQIAAGEVVERPASAVRELVDNALDAGASQITVRLLAGGVRLISVEDDGIGIPPEELPVALRRHATSKITNLHDLEAVNTMGFRGEALAAIASVSETALLSRTLDQPSGFLLDARSGELRPAARSRGTTVEVKELFFSTPARRKFLKTDATELAHCVEAVRRHALARPDVGFAIWHEGKLVEQWRATMDVADIGDSDKLQRGLARRLSDVLGADFIEESVAVQLKHGNVTVTGRAGVPDAARSRADQQFCYVNGRFVRDKVLTHAARSAYEDVLHGHKQPVYALFIEIDPLRVDVNVHPTKIEVRFRDSREVHQAVRHAVENALAVPRAQALAAAAAAGEAAGQALPAADGTTPSFATPAVPSAWAPTPNWKAQFTMPFEERVGHKVEDLQALWGAPKTPSLPNVPTDPSSLGGFAQAPFNASESQAPAVSWQAAAPNTPTTESEATPWPLGRAVAQIHGVYILAENAQGMIIVDMHAAHERIVYERLKSQVIDESARIASQPLLIPATFAATPHEVAAAESNAETLALLGMEISPFSPRTLAVRAVPTALAQGDPVELARSVLAELSQHDASTVVQRARNEILATMACHGAVRANRKLTLDEMNALLRQMEVTDRSDQCNHGRPTWRQLTMKELDGLFLRGR; this is encoded by the coding sequence GTGAACGAAGCCAACACACCCTCCTCTGCCCCCGCCTCCGGACCCACATCCAACCGTCGCCCGATCCGCGATCTGCCTGATGAGCTGATCAGCCAGATTGCGGCTGGTGAAGTGGTCGAGCGCCCCGCCTCCGCCGTGCGCGAGCTGGTGGACAACGCGCTCGATGCAGGCGCCTCGCAAATCACTGTGCGTCTGCTGGCTGGTGGCGTGCGCCTGATCTCGGTGGAGGACGACGGCATCGGCATTCCGCCCGAGGAATTACCGGTGGCGCTGCGCCGCCATGCGACGAGCAAGATCACCAATCTGCACGACCTCGAAGCCGTCAACACCATGGGCTTTCGCGGCGAGGCGCTGGCCGCCATTGCCTCGGTGTCCGAGACCGCACTGCTCTCGCGCACGCTGGATCAGCCAAGCGGCTTTCTGCTTGATGCGCGCAGTGGCGAACTGCGTCCGGCGGCGCGCAGCCGAGGCACGACGGTGGAGGTCAAGGAGCTGTTCTTCTCCACGCCCGCGCGCCGCAAGTTCCTGAAGACCGATGCAACCGAACTAGCGCACTGCGTAGAGGCCGTGCGCCGCCACGCCCTCGCCCGACCCGACGTGGGCTTTGCGATCTGGCACGAGGGCAAGCTGGTCGAGCAATGGCGCGCCACCATGGATGTGGCCGACATCGGCGACAGCGACAAGCTGCAACGGGGCCTGGCGCGCCGTCTTAGCGACGTGCTCGGTGCCGACTTCATCGAAGAATCCGTGGCCGTGCAGCTCAAGCACGGCAATGTCACTGTCACTGGCCGCGCGGGCGTGCCCGACGCGGCGCGATCGCGGGCCGATCAGCAGTTCTGCTACGTCAACGGCCGCTTCGTACGCGACAAGGTGCTCACCCATGCGGCCCGCAGCGCCTACGAGGACGTGCTGCACGGCCACAAGCAGCCGGTCTACGCGCTGTTCATCGAAATCGACCCTCTGCGTGTGGACGTGAACGTGCATCCCACCAAGATCGAGGTGCGTTTTCGCGACAGCCGCGAGGTGCACCAGGCCGTACGCCACGCCGTGGAAAACGCCCTCGCCGTGCCGCGTGCCCAGGCCCTCGCCGCCGCTGCGGCCGCTGGCGAAGCCGCCGGGCAAGCCTTGCCCGCCGCTGATGGCACCACACCCTCATTCGCGACACCCGCAGTACCATCCGCTTGGGCACCGACGCCCAACTGGAAAGCCCAGTTCACCATGCCGTTCGAGGAGCGCGTGGGCCACAAGGTCGAAGATCTGCAAGCGCTCTGGGGTGCGCCCAAAACGCCCAGCTTGCCCAATGTGCCTACAGATCCGTCCAGTCTTGGAGGGTTTGCCCAAGCGCCTTTCAACGCATCCGAATCGCAGGCCCCGGCGGTCAGCTGGCAAGCAGCAGCGCCCAACACACCCACCACCGAATCCGAGGCCACACCGTGGCCGCTGGGCCGCGCAGTGGCGCAGATCCATGGCGTCTACATCCTCGCCGAGAACGCACAAGGCATGATCATTGTGGACATGCATGCAGCGCACGAACGCATCGTCTACGAGCGCCTCAAGAGCCAGGTGATCGACGAATCCGCGCGCATCGCCAGCCAGCCATTGCTGATTCCGGCGACCTTCGCCGCCACGCCGCACGAGGTCGCGGCGGCCGAGTCGAATGCGGAAACGCTGGCCTTGCTCGGCATGGAAATCTCGCCGTTCTCGCCACGCACACTGGCCGTGCGCGCCGTGCCCACCGCTCTCGCACAAGGCGATCCGGTGGAGCTCGCGCGCAGCGTGCTCGCCGAGTTGTCGCAGCATGATGCAAGTACCGTCGTGCAACGCGCACGCAATGAAATTCTGGCGACCATGGCCTGCCACGGCGCTGTGCGCGCCAACCGCAAGCTCACGCTCGACGAGATGAACGCGCTTTTGCGGCAGATGGAAGTGACCGACCGCTCGGACCAATGCAACCACGGCCGTCCGACCTGGCGCCAACTCACGATGAAGGAACTGGACGGTCTGTTCCTGCGCGGACGCTGA
- the gdhA gene encoding NADP-specific glutamate dehydrogenase → MKHASLGQFLEQVAHRNPGQPEFLQAVTEVMESLWPFIEKNPRYAEHGLLERLVEPERVVMFRVSWTDDQGHVQVNRGFRIQHSMSIGPYKGGLRFHPSVNLSVLKFLAFEQTFKNALTTLPMGGGKGGSDFDPKGKSPAEVMRFCQSFVMELFRHVGPDTDVPAGDIGVGGREVGFMAGMYKKLANNAASVFTGKGLTFGGSLIRPEATGYGTVYFADEMLKTKGKSFNGLRVSVSGSGNVAQYAVEKAMELGAKVVTVSDSSGTVIDEDGFNAEKLAILMDVKNHHYGRVNDYAAKVGAKFEAGVRPWHVKVDVALPCATQNELDEKDAKLLIENGVICVAEGANMPSTIEAAKAFEAAGVLYAPGKASNAGGVATSGLEMSQNAMRLSWPREEVDARLLQIMQNIHAACLKHGKRADGTVSYIDGANIAGFVKVADAMLAQGVI, encoded by the coding sequence ATGAAGCACGCATCGCTCGGGCAATTCCTCGAACAAGTCGCCCATCGCAATCCCGGTCAACCGGAATTTCTGCAAGCCGTCACGGAAGTGATGGAGAGCCTGTGGCCCTTCATCGAAAAGAACCCGCGCTATGCGGAACACGGTCTTCTGGAACGTCTGGTCGAGCCAGAGCGCGTGGTGATGTTCCGCGTGTCCTGGACCGACGATCAAGGCCACGTACAAGTCAACCGCGGCTTTCGCATTCAGCACAGCATGTCGATCGGCCCCTACAAGGGCGGTCTGCGCTTCCACCCTTCGGTGAACCTGTCGGTGTTGAAGTTCCTGGCGTTCGAGCAGACCTTCAAGAACGCACTGACCACGCTGCCCATGGGCGGCGGCAAGGGTGGCTCCGATTTCGACCCCAAGGGCAAGAGCCCCGCTGAAGTCATGCGCTTCTGTCAGTCCTTCGTGATGGAGCTGTTCCGTCACGTCGGTCCCGACACCGACGTGCCAGCAGGCGACATCGGCGTGGGCGGCCGCGAAGTCGGCTTCATGGCAGGCATGTACAAGAAGCTGGCGAACAACGCCGCTTCGGTCTTCACCGGCAAGGGCCTGACCTTCGGCGGTTCGCTGATCCGCCCCGAAGCCACCGGCTACGGCACTGTGTATTTCGCTGACGAAATGCTCAAGACCAAAGGCAAGAGCTTCAACGGCCTGCGCGTTTCCGTGTCCGGCTCGGGCAACGTGGCACAGTACGCCGTCGAGAAGGCCATGGAACTGGGCGCGAAGGTTGTGACCGTGTCCGACTCCTCCGGTACCGTGATCGACGAAGACGGCTTCAACGCCGAAAAGCTGGCCATCCTCATGGACGTCAAGAACCACCACTACGGCCGCGTGAACGACTACGCCGCCAAGGTCGGTGCCAAGTTCGAAGCCGGTGTGCGCCCATGGCACGTGAAGGTGGATGTGGCCCTGCCATGCGCCACCCAGAACGAGCTGGACGAAAAGGATGCCAAGCTGCTGATCGAAAACGGCGTCATCTGCGTGGCTGAAGGCGCGAACATGCCTTCGACCATCGAAGCCGCCAAGGCATTTGAAGCCGCTGGCGTGCTGTACGCACCGGGCAAGGCGTCGAACGCCGGTGGCGTGGCCACTTCCGGTCTGGAAATGAGCCAGAACGCGATGCGCCTGTCCTGGCCGCGTGAAGAAGTGGACGCACGTCTGCTGCAGATCATGCAGAATATCCACGCTGCTTGCTTGAAGCATGGCAAGCGGGCGGATGGCACAGTGAGCTATATCGATGGTGCGAACATCGCTGGCTTCGTGAAGGTGGCAGATGCGATGCTGGCACAGGGCGTGATCTGA
- a CDS encoding LysE family translocator translates to MDALLFIPVSIAISLTPGPNNFCGLNNGIRAGVVPALMATTGRVAAFAIFLLVSAIGLGAMLLASETAFLTVKWIGAVYLFWIGWKAWRSREFGGAAMIENGDGTTAVAAPQHYSVKALAMQEFLLGITNPKAIILFAAIFPQFIDPSKPAAMQFLVLGSIYLMAEYVSTLVYASCGRQIRRWIRTPKGVVRLNKATGGFFMGAGGLLLAAQR, encoded by the coding sequence ATGGATGCTCTCCTGTTCATACCGGTCTCCATCGCCATCTCCCTCACCCCGGGCCCCAACAACTTCTGCGGCCTCAACAACGGCATCCGGGCAGGCGTTGTCCCGGCCTTGATGGCCACCACCGGTCGTGTGGCTGCCTTTGCGATTTTCCTGTTGGTCTCCGCGATTGGTTTGGGCGCTATGCTGCTCGCCTCAGAAACAGCCTTCCTGACCGTGAAGTGGATCGGCGCCGTCTATCTGTTCTGGATCGGCTGGAAGGCCTGGCGCAGCCGCGAATTCGGTGGCGCGGCGATGATTGAGAACGGCGACGGCACCACCGCAGTCGCCGCGCCACAACACTATTCGGTCAAGGCCCTCGCGATGCAGGAGTTCCTGCTTGGCATCACCAACCCCAAGGCCATCATCCTCTTTGCCGCGATCTTCCCGCAGTTCATCGACCCCTCCAAACCAGCGGCCATGCAGTTTCTGGTACTCGGCTCGATCTACCTGATGGCCGAATACGTGTCGACCCTGGTCTACGCCTCCTGCGGCCGCCAGATCAGACGCTGGATCCGCACGCCCAAGGGCGTCGTTCGCCTCAACAAAGCCACCGGCGGCTTCTTCATGGGCGCAGGCGGCCTGCTGCTCGCCGCGCAGCGCTAG
- a CDS encoding transporter substrate-binding domain-containing protein, with protein sequence MRTIHRRFFNAALTAVAATCIFASLPAQAGQRLDQIMQTKTLRVGTPGDYRPFAIKTDAGYSGHDIDVIEAMAKEMGVKIEWVPTTWPNLMPDLKANKYDVAVGGITRNVARIGQANMLPGYAPFGKVALVRKADKDKFQTPESLNQTSVRVIKNPGGTNETYVLQNLTSAQVSTHDKNAEIPALIAEGKGDVMITETYEALHYAHAEPRLHAAFLEKPLTPVNMLGFLFPSDDADYARVLRFTWEQIDNRGGLKAAAGKWLK encoded by the coding sequence ATGCGTACCATCCACCGCCGATTTTTCAATGCGGCCCTGACCGCCGTCGCCGCGACCTGCATTTTCGCGTCGTTGCCCGCCCAAGCTGGCCAGCGCCTCGACCAGATCATGCAGACCAAGACGTTGCGCGTGGGCACGCCCGGCGACTACCGCCCGTTCGCCATCAAGACCGATGCGGGCTACAGCGGCCACGACATCGACGTGATCGAGGCCATGGCCAAGGAAATGGGCGTGAAGATCGAATGGGTGCCGACCACCTGGCCCAATCTGATGCCCGACCTCAAGGCGAACAAGTACGACGTGGCCGTGGGCGGCATCACCCGCAACGTGGCACGCATAGGCCAAGCGAACATGCTCCCGGGCTACGCGCCTTTCGGCAAGGTGGCGCTGGTGCGCAAGGCCGACAAGGACAAATTCCAGACGCCCGAGAGCCTGAACCAGACCAGCGTGCGCGTGATCAAGAATCCGGGTGGCACGAACGAGACCTATGTGCTGCAGAACCTCACATCCGCACAGGTCAGCACGCACGACAAGAACGCCGAGATTCCCGCGCTGATCGCCGAAGGCAAGGGCGATGTGATGATCACCGAAACCTACGAGGCACTGCACTACGCACATGCCGAACCACGTCTTCATGCCGCGTTTCTCGAAAAGCCGCTCACGCCAGTGAACATGCTGGGCTTTCTTTTCCCAAGCGACGATGCGGACTACGCACGCGTGTTGCGCTTTACTTGGGAGCAGATCGACAACCGAGGTGGCTTGAAAGCAGCCGCTGGCAAGTGGCTGAAGTGA
- a CDS encoding ABC transporter permease, with protein sequence MNPSPQIERERPPLGELSQWQLLLQDIALSLRQWPLWMHLGWQDLLRQYRRSFLGPTWIAINMAIFTAAFGWIGAQLFKQDTKSYIPYFCLGNIFFGFLTSMFNDGCRTYIDAAPFLKQASYPKFTFVFRVVWRNLLLLAHQIPLILVVLWYGDLLGGALWHVWLAGLVLSTLCATLVLAILAAIATRFRDVPMVVASILQIAFFITPVMWQSSQLSASRAHLITVINPLAAWLELIRAPLLGKMPSSTAWLTAGIALGVLLLLCTAIYLAARRRINYWL encoded by the coding sequence ATGAACCCGAGTCCCCAGATCGAACGTGAACGCCCCCCGCTGGGTGAACTCTCGCAATGGCAGCTGCTGCTGCAAGACATCGCGCTTTCGCTGCGCCAATGGCCGCTGTGGATGCACCTAGGGTGGCAGGATCTGCTGCGCCAATATCGACGTTCGTTTCTGGGACCGACCTGGATCGCCATCAATATGGCGATCTTCACAGCGGCATTCGGCTGGATCGGCGCACAGCTGTTCAAGCAGGACACGAAGTCCTACATCCCCTATTTCTGTCTCGGGAACATCTTCTTTGGGTTTCTCACGTCCATGTTCAACGATGGATGCAGAACCTACATCGATGCCGCACCATTCCTGAAACAAGCCTCCTATCCCAAGTTCACGTTCGTCTTTCGCGTAGTGTGGCGCAACCTGCTGCTGCTTGCGCACCAGATTCCCCTCATTCTCGTGGTGCTGTGGTATGGCGATCTGCTCGGCGGTGCGCTATGGCATGTCTGGCTCGCAGGATTGGTCTTAAGCACTCTCTGCGCCACCTTGGTGCTCGCCATTCTGGCCGCCATCGCCACGCGATTTCGCGACGTGCCGATGGTGGTAGCGAGCATCTTGCAAATCGCGTTCTTCATCACTCCCGTGATGTGGCAGTCGAGCCAGCTGAGCGCTTCGCGCGCGCATCTCATCACCGTGATTAATCCGCTGGCAGCGTGGCTGGAACTCATTCGCGCACCGCTGCTTGGAAAGATGCCGTCGAGCACTGCGTGGCTCACGGCAGGCATTGCGCTCGGTGTCCTGCTGTTGCTTTGCACGGCGATCTATCTTGCGGCACGTCGACGCATCAACTACTGGCTGTAA
- a CDS encoding ABC transporter ATP-binding protein, whose amino-acid sequence MKPFIQLSNVDISFPVFDAQSIGLINTLVRFTGMPRGKSSAATPIRTVHALHDINLELKSGDRIGLIGHNGAGKSTLLRVLSGVYEPVQGHIRQHGSVSALTDIMLGVDAEASGMDFIITRGIVMGLSKREACHLIDEIGAFTELTDRLHMPVRTYSTGMLLKLAFAVATTVTPDILLMDEVVGAGDAKFQERAQKRLHDLMSRVSILVVASHNEQLLKSFCSHALVLSHGGIAHRGTVDECLEYYHTNG is encoded by the coding sequence ATGAAGCCCTTCATTCAGCTCAGCAACGTCGATATCAGCTTTCCCGTTTTCGACGCCCAAAGCATCGGACTCATCAATACACTGGTGCGCTTCACTGGCATGCCACGCGGCAAATCATCTGCGGCAACTCCCATCCGAACCGTTCACGCGCTGCATGACATCAATCTCGAGCTCAAATCCGGTGATCGCATCGGCCTGATCGGACACAACGGCGCGGGCAAATCCACCCTTCTGCGCGTGCTCTCGGGTGTCTACGAACCCGTGCAGGGACATATTCGCCAGCATGGCAGCGTGTCTGCGCTCACCGACATCATGCTGGGCGTAGATGCCGAAGCGTCAGGCATGGACTTCATCATCACGCGCGGCATCGTGATGGGCTTGTCAAAACGCGAGGCATGTCATCTGATTGATGAAATCGGCGCCTTCACGGAGCTGACTGACCGGCTGCACATGCCCGTTCGCACCTACTCCACCGGTATGCTGCTCAAGTTGGCCTTTGCTGTGGCGACCACCGTCACCCCGGACATTCTGCTGATGGACGAGGTCGTTGGCGCCGGGGATGCCAAGTTTCAGGAGCGTGCGCAAAAGCGTTTGCACGACCTCATGTCGCGCGTGAGCATTCTCGTGGTCGCAAGCCACAACGAGCAGTTGCTCAAGTCGTTCTGCTCGCATGCATTGGTGCTCAGCCATGGCGGGATTGCTCATCGCGGCACTGTGGACGAATGCCTTGAGTACTATCACACGAACGGCTGA
- a CDS encoding glycosyltransferase: protein MQYRTGAELFVRDIALALHQRGHSIIVYSPIMGDMVDELRAVCIACVPDLSLIAEAPDIIIGNTRDETVACLARFLAVPAISICHDRTAPHGRPPLFSRIRQYVAVDENCAERLYLEHGIARASIELVSNGVDLARFKLRAPLPEKPLRAAIFSNYSTEHQDTRTIRAACLSNGISLDVIGAGIGQQARTPEDLLTQYDFVFAKARCAMEAMAVGCAVILFNENMGMAGMVKTSQIKAWQAWNFGRRLLRTPVSEAHVSAAINDYNAADAQRVSEHVRTHLSLDATAAQLERIALHTLQEETSRTPPSPEVEIREFARHCADNLHPLGVEYLAAQTGVMQERVAARDAVIRQLQEQMAELSQNHETRPNEICEASSRELANAINQLYERERHLQALLASRSWRLTAPLRWLATRLGMQ, encoded by the coding sequence ATGCAGTACCGGACTGGTGCCGAACTGTTCGTGCGGGATATCGCGCTGGCCCTGCACCAACGTGGTCACAGCATCATCGTCTACTCACCCATCATGGGTGACATGGTTGACGAATTGCGCGCGGTCTGCATTGCCTGTGTGCCCGATTTGTCGCTGATCGCAGAAGCGCCGGACATCATCATCGGCAACACGCGCGATGAAACCGTGGCATGTCTCGCTCGCTTTCTTGCCGTCCCTGCCATTTCCATCTGTCACGACCGGACCGCGCCCCATGGACGCCCGCCGCTCTTCAGCCGGATTCGGCAGTACGTCGCGGTGGACGAAAACTGTGCCGAGCGGCTCTATCTGGAACACGGCATTGCGCGAGCGTCCATTGAGCTGGTATCCAATGGCGTGGATCTGGCGCGTTTCAAGCTGCGCGCGCCACTGCCGGAGAAGCCACTTCGCGCGGCTATTTTCAGCAACTACTCGACTGAGCATCAGGACACCAGAACGATTCGCGCAGCCTGTCTGTCTAACGGCATTTCGCTCGACGTGATCGGTGCAGGAATCGGCCAGCAGGCTCGCACCCCCGAAGACCTGCTCACCCAATATGACTTCGTGTTTGCCAAGGCCCGATGTGCCATGGAGGCCATGGCGGTTGGCTGCGCCGTCATTCTGTTCAATGAGAACATGGGAATGGCGGGCATGGTGAAAACCAGTCAGATCAAGGCATGGCAAGCTTGGAATTTCGGTCGCAGGCTTCTTCGAACGCCGGTGTCAGAAGCTCACGTCAGCGCCGCCATTAACGACTACAACGCCGCAGATGCGCAAAGGGTCAGCGAACACGTTCGCACTCACCTGTCCCTCGACGCCACTGCAGCGCAGCTCGAACGGATAGCTCTGCACACCTTGCAGGAAGAAACATCCCGCACCCCCCCTTCTCCCGAAGTCGAAATTCGCGAGTTCGCTCGTCATTGCGCGGACAACCTGCATCCTCTCGGTGTCGAATATCTGGCGGCGCAGACGGGTGTGATGCAAGAGAGAGTTGCAGCACGCGACGCCGTCATCCGGCAGTTGCAGGAACAGATGGCCGAGCTGTCGCAAAATCATGAAACGCGCCCCAATGAGATATGTGAAGCCAGTTCGCGTGAACTGGCAAACGCAATCAACCAGCTTTACGAACGCGAGCGCCACCTTCAGGCACTTCTTGCAAGCAGAAGTTGGCGCTTGACCGCACCACTGCGCTGGCTCGCCACAAGACTGGGTATGCAATGA